Part of the Diabrotica virgifera virgifera chromosome 6, PGI_DIABVI_V3a genome, ccttattcggaactttctctagaaggagatggagcattttgtaaaccatgcggcaaatcggtaagttttattttttctctttttttctcgtcccacaacataactaaattctaaagcggttttagaattataattatttttttttaattctcaggtttcaagtagaaaaaagtactttattgaccagcattgtggaaccctacttcataaacgtaatttggaaaaattaaattcctctaagttagcccaaatatctctgcgggatagtttaagcagttcaaaaaaaaaggaggaagacgcatttaaatttgactTATGctagatgatgattgcatccaacattcttatatataaagttaataaccgtagttttaaatgctttttcgaaaaatatcttaataaatccttaccggacgagagtacgttgagaaaacatactgtggaaaaacgttatgtggaatgtatttcaaaaattaagcgggagttagagggcaattttttgtatattatcgtggatgaaacgacagatgtatgcggcaggtatatagctaatttaatgattggaattttgaacgaaaactttgctagaaaaccttatttagttgctgTTAAAGAGTtgcaaaaaacaaacaatttaacaataagtcgctttatacaagatagtttaacaaacctctttttacccaaccctataccagtgaataaaatagttttaatgctttcagatgctgcggcatatatgttaaaaactgctgttaatttaaagattttttatcctaatgtaattcattgcacttgtgtagcccacggggtaaatagaattgctgaagaaataagaaatctgtttccgttggtaaataattttataaattttatgaaaaaagtttttgtaaaggctccgttgagggtgcaaatatataaagaaagacttcccggtgtccctttgccacctaaaccagtcatttcaaggtggggaacctggctcggagcagtttttttactttgaacactgctaTGAAATataattagttatgtcagaatttgatgatgatatttccgaagccattcgagaagcaaaaaaatattaaaaaatcccaaattgaaacaggaactcgcttatatcaatgacaattataaattaatagttaccacaattaccttattagaaaaacaagagataaatttatgtgagtcagtaaaattacataatagataatttaaagactaaaattaaatcggcacctggaagtaacggtcaattaatttttaaaaaaatgaaatatgttctCGACAAGAATCAAGGTtattcgtttttatctaatgttgctaaagttttgaatgtgACATTTTCCGAGGagttacaaattatgccagatttattatccgctctgaaatatgctccaattacatctgtcgatgtcgaacgttcgttttcaatgtacaaattaattttaagtgatcgaagacatagttttaagaccgaaaatattgaaaaacatttagttgtttctattaatgatcaAATTTTATGTGGTTataatgtttaattattaattaacagttatttagttagtagtttatttataataatgtgtaaatatacctgccttaagttaatattacgttaattcactttgtacaataaataataagttatattcctttattgcctatattttgcctaaatgttaatattcctgccttttttaataaaaatctttgcctatataggctcctttttctttaatttttgttgcctataaatccgagctttaattATCTCAATGGTGTAGTGGATGAGATACTGTACTTTTACCTAGTAGGCCCGAGTTCAATTTTTCCCGGTATCGgaaatcctttttttatttttaaaattgacattttggttttaaaaataattatttttattagactttttatattgtgtcgtataaataataaaaacgtggtattataaaatgttcttttttataaaagtttagataattattatacataatattttgttTTAAGTATTAAACAAAAAGCTATTAAATACCTGAACAAATGCATGGAGGATAGTCTGTTATATTACAATCATAAGGAAGCATTATCAAATTGGGAGGAAAATGACATTTTACTACCCCATCAAAATCCTTTCTTGCTTCATGTCCTGGAACACATCTGCAGTCACTAATTTCATCAGCCGTAACTAAAGCAACTGCAAGAGCGGCGAAAACAATACCAACGATGCTCATGTTAGAACTGTAAAATAAAATTTAGTCGTAGaacttttaatatattttttaagtttaaaatacaaaaacagtagaacgtcgataatccggacgtcaaaaatccggattTCTATCTAGCAAAAATAGCTGATTCTTTTAAAGCGAATTAAAAACTTAGCTGCGAAAAAACGAACCTTTACCGCAATTCAAAAACCTTTTACACATTTTTCAAAAGCTCAAATAGTTTCTGTTTTTACTGTACTTTTACGACATGTtggtataataaaattacaatacagtgtttgaatataaaaatatgatttgattaatagaccagggcgcatctgtaaaaatattagtacatttggacgttgaaaat contains:
- the LOC114326046 gene encoding uncharacterized protein LOC114326046 isoform X3 → MSIVGIVFAALAVALVTADEISDCRCVPGHEARKDFDGVVKCHFPPNLIMLPYDCNITDYPPCICSGSTEPEKILTTAKGFECKEVEQVKPLKFRRWPCENKEEWEKYYEKQKTL
- the LOC114326046 gene encoding uncharacterized protein LOC114326046 isoform X1, which gives rise to MSWSSNMSIVGIVFAALAVALVTADEISDCRCVPGHEARKDFDGVVKCHFPPNLIMLPYDCNITDYPPCICSGSTEPEKILTTAKGFECKEVEQVKPLKFRRWPCENKEEWEKYYEKQKTL